Proteins found in one Arthrobacter sp. U41 genomic segment:
- a CDS encoding COX15/CtaA family protein: MSTASRPPRTASRNIPWLPVTVDKTVKRLAVLSLIGQTVLIVTGGAVRLTSSGLGCPTWPRCTDSSLVNTPEMGIHGIIEFGNRMLTFALAAVAVAMLVYLWNLRRERRDLFLLALGLLASIPAQAVIGGITVLTQLNPWVVGLHFLVSMALVVVATLLVNRAHGRTGQFRVAELAALPGVARPLMTAVALFSALAVCLGVVVTGAGPHAGDADAPRNDLDWDLFSHIHAVPAYLVTAGALFALYLVISGRIPGSFRTAVVMLLGVTVLQAVIGFTQYYNGIPALLVAAHMLGAALLMSAATNAADLARSSPFK; encoded by the coding sequence GTGAGCACGGCCTCCCGCCCTCCCCGGACCGCGTCCCGGAACATCCCCTGGCTGCCCGTCACTGTCGACAAGACAGTGAAGCGGCTGGCGGTGCTGTCCCTGATCGGCCAGACCGTCCTGATCGTCACCGGCGGAGCTGTCCGCCTCACCTCCTCCGGGCTGGGCTGCCCCACGTGGCCGCGCTGCACGGACTCCTCCCTCGTAAACACCCCGGAAATGGGCATCCACGGCATCATTGAATTCGGCAACCGGATGCTGACCTTCGCGCTGGCCGCCGTTGCCGTCGCGATGCTGGTGTACCTCTGGAATCTCCGCCGGGAACGCCGCGACCTTTTCCTGCTGGCCCTGGGCCTGCTCGCCAGCATCCCGGCGCAGGCCGTCATCGGCGGCATCACCGTGCTGACCCAGCTGAACCCCTGGGTGGTCGGCCTGCACTTCCTGGTCTCGATGGCCCTGGTCGTCGTGGCGACCCTGCTGGTCAACCGCGCCCACGGGCGGACCGGGCAGTTCCGGGTGGCCGAACTGGCCGCCCTGCCGGGCGTGGCGCGCCCGCTGATGACCGCCGTCGCGCTGTTCTCCGCACTGGCCGTGTGCCTGGGCGTGGTGGTCACCGGCGCCGGCCCGCACGCGGGTGATGCCGACGCCCCGCGCAACGACCTGGACTGGGACCTGTTCTCGCACATCCACGCCGTACCGGCCTACCTGGTGACCGCCGGGGCGCTGTTCGCGCTGTACCTCGTCATCAGCGGCCGGATCCCAGGCTCCTTCCGCACCGCCGTCGTTATGCTGCTGGGCGTCACGGTGTTGCAGGCCGTTATCGGCTTCACCCAGTACTACAACGGCATCCCGGCGCTCCTGGTCGCCGCGCACATGCTGGGCGCTGCGCTGCTGATGAGCGCGGCCACCAACGCCGCCGACCTGGCCCGCAGCAGCCCATTCAAGTAG
- a CDS encoding heme o synthase produces MTATVSTTDTPLTASPVRGRIGFARKAKAYLALTKPRVIELLLVSTLPTMIYAERGFPSVGLILATLVGGAFAAGSAGAFNCYFDRDIDKLMHRTENRPLVTGEVTPREALVFSWLLGAAAIAILWFGANPLAAWLGVGAIVFYVVIYTMILKRRTAQNIVWGGAAGCFPVLIAWAAVTNTVEWPAIVLFMVIFLWTPPHYWPLSMRYGEDYRNANVPMLGAIAGAKVVSVQVVLYAWAMVACSLLLVPAGGAGWVYTATAVLAGAWFLYESHALFNRAQAGDVSNKGAMKVFHGSISYLTLLFIALAVDPFVGSPIMGG; encoded by the coding sequence GTGACTGCCACCGTGAGCACAACAGATACGCCGCTGACCGCCTCCCCCGTTCGCGGAAGGATCGGGTTCGCCCGCAAAGCCAAGGCCTATCTGGCGCTCACGAAACCCCGCGTCATCGAACTGCTGCTGGTCAGCACCCTGCCGACGATGATCTACGCCGAACGCGGCTTCCCGTCGGTGGGTCTGATCCTGGCCACCCTCGTCGGCGGTGCCTTTGCCGCCGGCAGCGCCGGCGCCTTCAACTGCTACTTCGACCGCGACATCGACAAGCTGATGCACCGCACCGAGAACCGCCCCCTGGTCACGGGCGAGGTCACACCGCGCGAGGCGCTGGTGTTCTCCTGGCTCCTCGGCGCGGCGGCGATCGCGATCCTCTGGTTCGGGGCCAACCCGCTGGCGGCCTGGCTGGGGGTCGGCGCGATCGTCTTCTACGTGGTCATCTACACCATGATCCTCAAGCGCCGCACGGCGCAGAACATCGTCTGGGGCGGGGCTGCCGGCTGCTTCCCCGTGCTGATTGCCTGGGCCGCGGTGACCAACACGGTGGAGTGGCCCGCCATCGTGCTGTTTATGGTCATCTTCCTGTGGACCCCGCCGCACTACTGGCCGCTGTCCATGCGCTACGGCGAGGACTACCGCAACGCCAATGTGCCCATGCTCGGTGCGATTGCCGGTGCCAAGGTCGTCTCGGTCCAGGTGGTCCTGTACGCGTGGGCCATGGTGGCCTGCTCGCTGCTGCTGGTTCCGGCCGGCGGCGCCGGCTGGGTCTACACGGCCACCGCCGTGCTCGCCGGCGCGTGGTTCCTCTACGAATCGCATGCGCTGTTCAACCGGGCGCAGGCCGGCGACGTCTCCAACAAGGGCGCCATGAAGGTCTTCCACGGCTCGATCAGCTACCTGACGCTGCTCTTCATCGCCCTCGCCGTCGATCCGTTCGTCGGTTCCCCCATCATGGGCGGCTAA
- the tal gene encoding transaldolase, giving the protein MTSTPLSTPTQQLSDAGVSIWLDDLSRGRLATGTLRKLIEEKNVVGVTTNPSIFHAAITTGHDYDGIIAAKAAAGAGVEETVFAITTTDVADACDLFAPVAAATRGVDGRVSIEVDPRLAWDTAGTITEAKELHAQVNKDNVLIKIPATLEGLEAITATVAAGISVNVTLIFSLERYRAVINAFQSGLEQAKENGHDLSRIHSVASFFVSRVDSEIDKRLDAIGTDEARALKGKAGVANARLAYQVYEELFSTERWALLADAGALPQRPLWASTGVKDPAYPDTLYVTELVAPGVVNTMPEKTLDATFDHGTVTGNTITRGYDDANATLNALDALGISYNEVVAVLESEGLDKFVASWKELLADVEAALAAARKDA; this is encoded by the coding sequence ATGACCAGCACCCCCCTCTCCACCCCGACGCAGCAGCTCTCCGACGCCGGCGTCTCCATCTGGCTCGATGACCTCTCCCGCGGACGCCTCGCCACCGGCACGCTGCGCAAGCTGATCGAAGAGAAGAACGTTGTCGGTGTCACCACGAACCCGTCGATCTTCCACGCGGCCATCACCACCGGCCACGACTACGACGGCATCATCGCCGCCAAGGCCGCCGCCGGCGCCGGCGTCGAGGAGACCGTCTTCGCGATCACCACGACCGACGTCGCCGACGCCTGCGACCTCTTCGCCCCGGTGGCAGCAGCCACCAGGGGCGTCGACGGGCGCGTCTCCATCGAAGTCGACCCCCGCCTGGCCTGGGACACCGCCGGCACCATCACCGAGGCCAAGGAACTCCACGCCCAGGTCAACAAGGACAACGTCCTGATCAAGATCCCCGCCACCCTCGAGGGGCTGGAAGCCATCACCGCCACCGTGGCGGCCGGCATCAGCGTCAATGTCACGCTGATCTTCTCGCTGGAGCGCTACCGCGCCGTCATCAACGCCTTCCAGTCCGGTCTGGAGCAGGCCAAGGAAAACGGCCACGACCTCTCCAGGATCCACTCGGTCGCGTCGTTCTTCGTCTCCCGCGTCGACTCCGAAATCGACAAGCGCCTCGACGCGATCGGCACCGACGAGGCACGCGCCCTCAAGGGCAAAGCCGGTGTGGCGAACGCCCGTCTGGCCTACCAGGTCTACGAGGAGCTCTTCTCGACCGAACGCTGGGCCCTCCTGGCCGACGCCGGAGCCCTCCCCCAGCGTCCGCTGTGGGCCTCCACCGGCGTCAAGGACCCGGCCTACCCGGACACCCTCTACGTCACGGAACTCGTCGCCCCCGGCGTCGTGAACACCATGCCGGAAAAGACCCTCGACGCCACCTTCGACCACGGCACGGTCACTGGGAACACCATCACCCGGGGCTATGACGACGCCAACGCCACCCTGAACGCCCTCGATGCCCTCGGCATCTCCTACAACGAGGTCGTCGCGGTGCTCGAGTCCGAAGGCCTCGACAAGTTCGTGGCCAGCTGGAAGGAACTCCTCGCCGACGTCGAGGCCGCCCTCGCCGCCGCCCGGAAGGACGCATAG
- the tkt gene encoding transketolase, whose translation MEEQELSWTSLDQRAVDTVRVLAADAVEKVGNGHPGTAMSLAPAAYLLFQKLMRHDPKNPDWLGRDRFVLSPGHTSLTLYIQLFLSGYGLELKDLQALRTWGSLTPGHPEYKHTAGVEITTGPLGQGLASAVGFAYSQRRMRGLFDADAAPATSPFDHTTWVIASDGDLQEGVTSEASSLAGHQELGNLVVIYDENHISIEDDTDIAFTEDVLARYEAYGWHTQRVDWTRTGEYKEDVAELHAALLAAKAETGKPSIISLRTIIGYPAPKKQNTGKIHGSALGAEEVAGLKKVLGFDPERSFQVDDDVLAHAREVVDRGAAARTAWQEAFEAWQSGNPEGAALLERIEARKLPAELDAALPVFEAGKDVSTRAASGKVLNAIGPVMPELWGGSADLAESNNTTIEGSPSFIPASRSTAAWKGNPYGRVLHFGIREHAAASIVNGISLHGRTRAFSGTFLIFSDYQRPAIRLGALMGVPSLYVWTHDSIGLGEDGPTHQPVEQLASLRAIPGLDVVRPGDANEVAAAWKVMLENHENPAGIVLTRQNIPTYARGISDAEGDTFGSTAGVARGGYVLAEASRGGRTAEAQVILIGTGSEVQLAVQAREALQAEGIPTRVVSMPCVEWFNKQDPAYREAVLPAAVKARVSVEAGLALGWREFVGDAGRSVSLEHFGASADYKRLFQEFGITAEAVAAAAKDSLAGLPA comes from the coding sequence TTGGAAGAGCAAGAACTGTCATGGACCAGCTTGGACCAGCGCGCCGTGGACACCGTCCGTGTGCTCGCCGCCGACGCTGTGGAGAAGGTCGGTAACGGCCACCCCGGCACCGCGATGAGCCTGGCTCCGGCCGCCTACCTGCTCTTCCAGAAGCTGATGCGGCACGACCCTAAGAATCCGGACTGGCTGGGACGGGACCGGTTCGTCCTCTCCCCCGGCCACACTTCCCTGACGCTGTACATCCAGCTGTTCCTTTCCGGCTACGGCCTGGAGCTGAAGGACCTTCAGGCGCTGCGCACCTGGGGTTCGCTGACCCCGGGCCACCCTGAGTACAAGCACACCGCCGGCGTCGAGATCACCACCGGCCCGCTGGGCCAGGGCCTGGCCTCCGCCGTCGGCTTCGCCTACTCCCAGCGCCGCATGCGCGGACTGTTCGACGCCGACGCCGCTCCCGCTACCAGCCCGTTCGACCACACCACCTGGGTCATCGCCTCCGACGGCGACCTCCAGGAAGGCGTCACGTCCGAGGCCTCCTCGCTCGCCGGACACCAGGAGCTCGGCAACCTCGTGGTGATTTACGACGAGAACCACATCTCGATCGAGGACGACACCGACATCGCCTTCACCGAGGATGTCCTGGCCCGCTACGAGGCCTACGGCTGGCACACCCAGCGCGTGGACTGGACCCGGACCGGGGAGTACAAGGAGGACGTGGCCGAACTGCACGCCGCCCTCCTGGCCGCCAAGGCCGAAACGGGCAAGCCCTCCATCATCTCGCTGCGCACCATCATCGGCTACCCCGCACCGAAAAAGCAGAACACCGGCAAGATCCACGGCTCCGCCCTCGGCGCCGAGGAAGTCGCGGGCCTGAAGAAGGTCCTCGGGTTCGATCCGGAGCGTTCCTTCCAGGTCGACGACGACGTCCTGGCGCACGCCCGGGAAGTCGTGGACCGCGGTGCTGCCGCCCGGACCGCATGGCAGGAAGCCTTCGAGGCCTGGCAGTCCGGCAATCCGGAGGGCGCGGCCCTGCTGGAGCGCATTGAAGCCCGCAAGCTCCCGGCCGAACTCGACGCCGCGCTGCCGGTCTTCGAAGCCGGCAAGGACGTCTCGACCCGTGCCGCCTCCGGCAAGGTCCTGAACGCGATCGGCCCGGTCATGCCGGAACTGTGGGGCGGCTCGGCCGACCTCGCCGAATCCAACAACACCACGATCGAGGGCTCGCCGTCGTTTATCCCGGCCTCGCGCTCCACCGCCGCCTGGAAGGGCAACCCCTACGGCCGGGTGCTGCACTTCGGCATCCGTGAGCACGCCGCAGCGTCGATCGTGAACGGTATTTCCCTGCACGGCCGCACCCGCGCGTTCTCGGGCACCTTCCTGATCTTCAGCGACTACCAGCGCCCCGCCATCCGCCTCGGCGCCCTGATGGGCGTCCCGTCGCTGTATGTCTGGACGCACGACTCGATCGGCCTCGGCGAAGACGGACCGACCCACCAGCCAGTGGAGCAGCTCGCCTCGCTCCGTGCCATCCCGGGCCTGGACGTCGTCCGCCCGGGCGACGCGAACGAGGTCGCGGCGGCCTGGAAGGTCATGCTCGAAAACCACGAGAACCCGGCCGGCATCGTGCTGACCCGGCAGAACATTCCCACCTACGCCCGCGGAATCTCCGACGCCGAAGGTGACACCTTCGGTTCCACCGCCGGCGTCGCCAGGGGCGGCTACGTCCTGGCCGAGGCATCCCGGGGTGGCCGGACCGCCGAGGCACAGGTCATCCTGATCGGCACCGGCTCCGAGGTCCAGTTGGCCGTGCAGGCCCGCGAGGCCCTCCAGGCCGAAGGCATCCCCACCCGGGTCGTTTCCATGCCGTGCGTGGAGTGGTTCAACAAGCAGGACCCCGCCTACCGCGAAGCGGTGCTCCCGGCTGCCGTCAAGGCACGGGTTTCCGTCGAAGCCGGGCTTGCCCTGGGCTGGCGGGAATTCGTCGGCGACGCCGGCCGTTCCGTCTCCCTCGAGCACTTCGGCGCCTCGGCGGACTACAAACGTCTGTTCCAGGAGTTCGGCATCACCGCGGAGGCCGTGGCCGCCGCAGCCAAGGATTCCCTCGCCGGCCTCCCGGCCTGA